The following nucleotide sequence is from Methylocella sp..
ATCCAGTTCACCTATGGTCCCGCCTCCCCCATGCCGCGCGACAAAGCCTTGCCGCCGGCGTTTGCAGCCGAGCGTTCGCCGTCGGTTTGGCTCAATCTGCCGCCCGCGCGCGTTTGGGTTTATCGACCCGCAACCGAAGAGGATCTGGCCGCGCGGCGAGCAAAGCCGGCGCAAGATTTCTTTGAGAGGCTTCGAACGGGCGCCGAGAAAATTCATATCGACCTGAAACGTGAGATCGACGGGGCCAAAGCCCGGCTAACGTTGAAGAAGGGGCAAGACCGGCCGGCGCCGACAACACAGAAGCCGGACTCTGGGAAATCGCGCAACTCCAAATCAACCCCGCTATGATCGGCGCGGCCGCAGCTTTGACCGATCAAAAGCGAGCCGCCGCAAGAGATAAGCTCATCGTCGCGCTCGATTTTGCGACGCTGCCGGAAGCAGAAGCAATGGTGCGCGCGCTCGGCGACAGCGCGTCATTCTACAAGATTGGAATGGAGTTGGCCTACGGCGGCGGCCTGCCATTCGCCAGAGAGCTGATTGAGGACGGCGGCCGGGTTTTTCTTGACCTCAAGCTGCATGATATTCCGACGACCGTAACCCGAGCCTGCGCCAATGTCGCTCGCATTGGAGCCCAATTTCTCACAATTCATGCCTATCCGCAGACGATGACGGCGGCCAAGGAGGGCGCTGCCGGCTCCGCGCTAAAGCTTCTCGGCGTGACCGTCCTGACTTCCTACGACGATCGCGACCTCGCTGAGGCCGGCTATGCTTTGAGCGTCGGGGCTCTTGTCGCGCGACGGGCGGCGCAGGCGCGCGATATTGGCGTCGATGGGCTGATCCTATCAGCCGAAGAGCTGACGTCCGTGCGGGCGTCTGTTGGACCGGATATGATCCTCGTGACTCCGGGCATCAGACCAGAGAAGGCGGCCGCCGCCGACCAGAAAAGAACCATGACGCCCCGCGCCGCGATAAAAGCCGGCGCCGATTACCTCGTCATCGGACGCCCGATCACACAGGCGAACAATCCGCGCGAAGCGGCGGAAGCGATTCTCGCGGATATTGCCGCCGCTCTTTGAGCGCCGCCCGGCTTCTCCTCGCGGTCTTCGGGGGCTATAGCTGGGCGCCGGAAGTCACGATCATTGGAGATCAGTCATGAGCGATATGCGCCTCGTAGTCGCCGGCGCCGCTGGCCGCATGGGCCGCGTCCTCGTTCGGATCATTCATGAAACGCCGGGCGCAACTCTTGCCGGCGCCATCGAGCAGCCGGATTCAATTGCGATTGGCCAGGATGCGGGGCTTTTGGCGGGCTGCGGCCAGATGGGGGTCGAAATCAGCGGCGACGCCTTGCGGACGATCGTCGGCGCTGACGGCGTCATCGATTTTACCTCGCCGGCGTCGACCGTCGCGCTGTCTGTCCTGGCGGCTCAGGCTCGCATCGTCCACGTCATTGGCACGACAGGGTTGCAGCCGGAGCATCTCGCGAGCCTGCAGGCGGCGGCTCGTCACGCCATCATCGTGCGCTCCGGCAATATGAGCCTCGGCGTCAATTTGCTTGCTGTTCTGGTCGAAAAAGTCGCCCGCACGCTCGGCCCCGAATATGACGTCGAAATTTTGGAAATGCATCATCGCCAAAAGGTCGACGCGCCCTCGGGCACCGCGCTTCTGCTCGGCGAGGCCGCCGCCAAAGGGCGCGCCGTCGCGCTGGAGGAACATTCGGTTCGTTCGCGCGATGGCTACACCGGCGCTCGGAAAGAGGGCGATATCGGGTTTGCGACGTTGCGCGGCGGAACGGTGGTTGGAGATCATAGAGTGATCTTCGCGGGACCCGGCGAGCGCATTGAAATTGCGCATGTCGCGGAAGATCGCAGCATTTTCGCGCGGGGGGCCGTAAAAGCCGCGCTCTGGGGCCACAACCGCAAGCCCGGCCTTTATTCGATGATCGACGTGCTCGGAATGGGCGACTGATTTATCTCGTAAACGCAAATAGGCCGCGCGAGCCCTCTTAAGGCAGGCGCGGCCCCTCCGCGAACCTTCCGGTGGGGGCGAAGGAAAGTTCGCGATAAGAAAAAGTTCGCGATAAGAATATGAGGACGTTAGCTTCTGTCGTTGGGCAATGTTTCAGCGAAATGAGGGACCGCGCCCTTTGCGGATGCTGGATGAATCTGCGGATTGGGCTGATCGAGGTTCGCCACAATGCCAAGCGCAGCAGCCGCTGCGGCCAAAACCAGGACAAGAATGAGCGAGACTTGGAACTGACGTCGCGCTGACCGCGCGTCGTAACTGCGGACAAAACCAGCGTCGTGCCTGTGGTCAAAGTGATCCGCGATCGACATGCGGCAACTCCGGTCTTGCGCTACGCTCCCAAACGTCCAGAACGCATGCGTCTTAATTGTTATGCCCGATGGCCCGATTTCCGCCTGTGTGGCGGCGCACGAACTCAATCAACACGACTTTTCTGGCGTCCAGCCGGTAAATAAACTGTGCGATTGGCAAACACCGACGCAGTGGAAAAGGTTTCAAGGTTAATGTTTTGTTGGGCGCGGCCAACGGCGCCGGGCGGATTGGCGCTGTTGCGCGCGGGGTTCGAGCAACTTAAGTTCACGCCCTTCACAACCGCGCCAGCGGTCTCACCGGAGCTTTCTGTCATGTCGTTCATCGCCGAGGCGCTTCTGCGCGTAAAACCTTCCGCCACGATCGCCGTGACGCAAAAGGCGCGCGATCTTCGAGCCGCGGGGCGCGATATTATTTCGCTCTCGGTGGGCGAGCCCGATTTCGACACGCCGGACAATATCAAGCGGGCTGCGATCGCCGCGATCGAGCGCGGAGAAACCAAATATACGCCTGTCGCCGGCATCCAGCCTCTGCGAGAGGCCATCGCATCCAAATTCAAGCGCGAAAACGGTCTCGACTATAAAGCGTCGCAAACGATCGTCGGCACGGGCGGCAAACATATTTTGTTCAACGCTTTCCTCGCCACGATCAACCCCGGCGACGAAGTGATCATTCCGGCCCCCTATTGGGTCAGCTATCCCGACATGGTGTTGATCGCGGGCGGCCGTCCCGTCGCCGTCGAGACGAAGATCGAGCATGGCTTTAAGCTGCACCCTGAGGAACTCGAAAAGGCGATCACGCCGAAAACCAAATGGCTTCTTCTGAACTCGCCATCAAATCCATCGGGCGCGGCCTATACGCGGAACGAATTGAAGGCGCTGACGGATGTTCTGTTGCTCCACGAGCACGTCTGGGTGCTGACCGACGACATCTACGAACATCTGATCTATGGCGACTTCGCCTTTACGACGCCGGCGCAGGTCGAGCCAAGTCTTATCAACCGCACGCTGACCATGAATGGCGTGTCGAAGTCCTACGCCATGACCGGGTGGCGCATCGGCTATGCGGCGGGGCCTCTCGAGCTCATCAAGGCCATGGAGATGTTGCAGGGCCAGCAGACCTCTGGGGCCTGCTCGATCGCGCAATGGGCCTCCGTCGAGGCGCTGAATGGTCCGCAGGGCTTCATCGCCGAGCGGCGCAAGATTTTCGAAGGGCGCCGCGACCTTGTGGTTTCGATGCTTAATCAGGCGAAATATCTGCGTTGCCCTTTGCCCGAAGGCGCATTTTATGTGTATCCCTCCTGCGCGGAGGCGATCGGCAAGACGGCCCCAGGGGGCAAGGTGATCGGCACGGATGAGGATTTCGTCGCGGCTTTGCTGGAAAGCGAAGGCGTCGCCGTGGTGCAAGGCTCGGCCTTCGGTCTTGGCCCGAACTTCCGCATTTCCTATGCGACGGCGACCTCCGTGCTGGAAGACGCCTGCGCCAAGATCCAGCGGTTCTGCTCCAGTCTCACCTGACGGCGCTCGCAAGTGGGGCCAAAAACCATTGTCAGATACGGCCGAGTCTGATTTCGTCGCGGCTCAGTTCACCTCCAAACGTTTGGTGCTTGCATGTTCCGGGATGAGACAGGCGGCGGCGGACGCAAGCCTTCGCGCAATGTGTTGGGACAGCCTTTGGCGAGCTGCTCCTTTGATCCTCTGACAGGATTTTACCGCGATGGATGTTGCGATACCGGCGCCGAGGATGTCGGCAGCCACACTGTGTGCATTGTCGCGACGGAAGAGTTCTTGGCCTTCTCCAAGGCGCGCGGCAATGATTTGTCGACCCCGCTTCCGGAATATGGGTTCCCCGGCGTCAAAGCCGGCGATCGCTGGTGCCTTTGCGCTCCGCGCTGGCAGGAGGCTTTCGAGGTCGGCAAGATGCCCGGCGTCGTGCTGCAAGCGACCCACGAAGGCGCCTTGAGGTTCTGCGCGCTCGCTGACCTCAAGCGCTATGCGATGGATCTGTCGTGAGGCGAGGTATTGGAGTTCGCGTCAAGCGCTGACTCCGCGCTCCGAATGGTCCCGCCGAGGCTGAAGGCGACTGCGTCGCGCAAAATGGCCGCGAGCCTCGCCGCCGCTGGCGCGGGCCGGGCATCCGCCATGCAAAGCGAGATCCCAATCCGAGGAAGAATCGGCAATCCGGAGTTCCTCGCGTCGAGCGGCCCCAGCGTGGGGGGCATGCCTTCCGTCGTGCGGCAGGTCACGCCAAGCCCGGCCGACACTGCGGCCCAGAGCCCCGACAAACTCGGACTAGTCAATGCGACGCGCCAGGGTATTCCAGCCGCGTCTAAAGCAGACATGGCGGCTTGCCGGAAGATGCAGGGCGGAGCGAACAAGACGAGCGGCAGCGCGGCTGCGGGCTCGTAGATGAACCCTTCGGGCGGCGCGACCCACGCCATCGACAGATCTGCAAGACGCTCGCTGTTTGGCAGCAGTTCTTCGCCCCAAACCAGAGCAAGGTCCAGCGAACCATTTGCGATGCCTTCCAGTAGCGCGGCGTTGCGATCCACCCACACGTCCACCCGGACTTTAGGATGAACGCGCGTAAAGCGACCCAGCAAAGTTGGCAGCAACGTTTCCGCGAAGTCTTGTGGCAGCCCGAGCCTAACTGAGCCCGCGATCGCCGGAGAGTGGAGAGCCATCACGGCTTCGTCGTTCAGATCGAGCAACCGGCGCGCATAGCTAAGCATGGTTTCGCCGGCTTCGGTCAGCGTTAAGCCGCGGCCGTCCTTGCGAAATAAGGGCTGTCCAGCCTGCTCCTCCAACTTACGCAATTGCAGGCTGATCGCCGACGGCGAACGGCCGAGCTTCGCCGCTGCCTTGGCGAAACTCCCAAGCTCGACGCCGGCCTGGAGGGTCCGCAGAACGCTCATATCGAAATTCGTGAGGCGCATGGCCACCATTGAGATTATCAAAACCGATAGTTGTGAACTTTGCGATTTTCCGAATGATGATGCCGCGTTATTTCATTCCCGTCAACGAGGCGGACGGTCGCCAGCCTCCCGAAGGGAAACACCAAATGCCATTCATCAACATCAAAATTGCAGGCCCTGACCTGACGCTTGAGCAAACGGCGCGTCTCCATCATGGCGTAATCGACCTAATGGCGAGAGTTCTGCGGAAGAAATCCGAACTTACCTCCGTGCTGGTCGAGCAGGCGCCCGCTTCGGGTTGGAACATTGGCAAACAGGCGCTGACCGTCGCGGCCCATCTCGACGCCAAGGTGGCAGCCGGCACGAATACGTGGGAGGAGAAAGCGCGCTTTATCGCGGAGGCGAACGGCTTGCTCAAGGATGTTCTTGGGTCAGCCCTGCCGGTCGCAAGCTACGTCGTCATCGACGAGATACCGGAGGATTCCTGGGGTTATGACGGCCTCACGCAGGCTCATCGGGCATCAACAAAGCAGCCTGAACGGTAGCGGGGCCCGGCGGGTCTGCGTTATTTTCGCGTCGACCGCGCGCCAAACGCTAGAATCTCGCTCGTGTAGGTTTCGCTGACTTCCGCGAAAGGCATGTGATCGACGCCGAAGACCAAAGCGCTGTGCTGGAAAAGCCGCCAGGGAATGGCGAGCGCCGCCTCCGGCCGTTCCGGGTGCGGGGGCTGGATGTCCTCCCAGCCCTCCGGCAGCGGCGTCCAAAACATCTCGACGGCAAAAGTTTCGCGAATGGGCTTCAAATCCCGCACCGCGCGGCCAAAAGGCGTATCGGTCGTCTCAAGAATGGCGTTGATCTCCGGGCTTAGCCGGGTCGGCACGTACCAATTATCCGCTTCTGACAAAACGCGTTGGCCGCAAGCGAGCTCGACCCGGCGATATTTCACAGGTTCGTCTCGTCCGATCTGAAGCCTTTGCCTTTGCTCATCGGAAAGGGGCTTGTCCGCGCCGCCGACGAATTTCGCCCGGATCGTCGGATCGGACCCAAATTTGTGATCGGCGCACCACTGCTCCAGCGTCGCCGTCGCGCTGTGCGAGGTAAGTAGGCTGGCGTTTAGGGTTTCAACCAAAGCTGCGATTGCAGCGCGCGAAAGCCTTGTATCGGGCCACGCTAAATCCGCTCGCGTCGCGGTCGCTCCGTCAGAAATCGCGACGCCCCTCAGGCCGAGCATCAAATCTTTTTCCTTCAAACGTGATGGCGCAAGCGCGTCTTTCGCCATCGCCGAGAAACCTTTTAGCACAGACAGCAGTTCCGGCGTCCGCCACGGGCTCGGCCGGCAACCGGTTGTCGCATCTTATGGACTTCCGGGGAAGAATAGCGCTACACCGTCAGCTGGGCTATGGCAGCCTACCCTTCCGCCAGCCGGCGAGCGCGCACAATATGTTCCAAAGACTTTATCGCTGGACGCTGACCCTCGCCGAGAGCCCCCATGCGCCTTGGGCGCTGGGCGTCATCGCCTTCGCGGAAAGCTCGTTTTTTCCGGTCCCCCCTGACGCGATCTTGATTCCGATGTCGATCGCAAGGCCGAAGAACTCCTGGGCCTATGCGCTGATCTGCACGCTCGGCTCGGTCGCCGGGGCGTTGCTTGGCTATGCGATTGGCGCGCTTCTGTTCGAGACGGTTGGGAAATGGCTGATCAATCTCTACGGCTATGGCGCGCGCGTGGACGAGATGCGTGCGCTCTATGCCCATTGGGGTTGGGCCGTCATTCTGCTGAAGGGCCTAACGCCAATCCCATTCAAGATCGTGACCATCACCAGCGGGCTTCTCTCGTATAATCTGCCGCTCTTCGTTATCTTGTGTTTCGTCACGCGGGGCGCGCGCTTTTTCTTGCTGGCGCTCCTCCTCAAATATTATGGCGAGCCGATCAAAGCCCTGCTCGACAAATATTTCGCCTGGTTTCTGCTTATTCTCGCCGCCGTCGTTGTCCTGGGATTCTGGATCGCGACCCATTTGATCTGATCCCACCATGCCCGTCATGACGCCGTTTCGCATCGCCTTATTTATCCTGCTGGTCGCGGCGGGATCGATCATCGGCGCGTGGATTTTCCAGGCGCTGGGCTATGCCCCTTGCGAACTCTGCCTTAAAGAGCGCATTCCCTATTACGCCGGCATAGCGCTCGCAGCTCTCACCGTATTTCTCGCCGCTAAGGGGAAAACGAGCCTGCTGCCGGCGGCTTTCGCCGGACTAGCGCTGATCTTCGCGGCGAGCGCTGTTTTCGGCGTCTATCATTCCGGGGTCGAATGGGGTTTCTGGCAAGGGCCGTCGGACTGCACCGGGCCGCTCGATCACGCCGCCTCGATGGGCGATTTCCTGACGCAATTGAAAACCGTCAAGGTGGTCCGTTGCGACGCCGTGGCGATCCGCATTTTCGGGCTTTCGCTGGCTGGCTGGAATGCGGTGATTTCGGCATTCCTCGCGGCGCTGGCGGTCAAGGCGCTGGCCGTCATTGTTCGGCGGTGAGCAGCGCGCGCGCCCGCAGCTTTTCGGTTTCGCTTTTCAGTTGGCCGCAGGCGGCCAAAATATCGCGTCCACGCGGAGTGCGCACGGGACTCGCATAGCCGGCGTTGAAGACGATGTCGGAAAATCTTTCAATCGTCGCGTCGTCAGAACATTCATATGCCGTTCCCGGCCAGGGATTGAACGGAATGAGGTTGATTTTGGCGGGAATGCCTTTCAACAGCCGGACCAGTTCGCGCGCCTCGGCGGGAGAATCATTAACGCCCTTCAGCATCACATACTCAAACGTGATCCTCCGCGCATTGGACGAGCCGGGATAGGTCCGGCAGGCCTGCAGCAGTTCGCTGATCGGATATTTCTTGTTGAGCGGGACGAGGACATTGCGCAGATCATCGCGCACGGCGTGCAGCGAGATGGCGAGCGCCGCTCCTGTCTGGCTGCCTAGATCGGCGATGCGAGGGACGACGCCCGCAGTCGAAACGGTGATCCGGCGCTTTGACAACGACAGGCCGTCGCCATCCGAGAAAACCGCTACCGCGTCCCGGACATTGTCCAAATTAAAGAGCGGCTCGCCCATGCCCATGAAGACGATGTTGGAGACGAAGCGCAGGCCTCCGCTCGGAACCAGCCCGTCTTCGGGCGGCGCGAGGCCGGGGAAATCGCCCAGTCGCTCGCGGGCGACGATCAATTGCCCAATAATCTCTTGCGCTGTTAGATTGCGCACAAGTTTCTGCGTTCCTGTATGGCAGAAAGCGCAGGTCAAGGTGCAGCCGACCTGACTCGAGACGCAAAGCGTGCCGCGATCATTATCCGGGATATAGACGCATTCGACCTCGGCGCCGCGATCCCGCTCATTGACCGGCTCAAGCCGGATCAGCCATTTCCGCGTGCCGTCCGTTGAGACTTGCTCCGAGACCATTTGCGGCCGAGCCAGCGTGAACTGGCTCGCGAGTTTGCCGCGCAGCACTTTGCTGATGTTCAGCATCGCGTCGAAGGAGGGCGCGCCTTGATTATAGATCCAATGCCAGAGCTGCGCCACGCGCATGCGAGTTTCGCGTTCCGGCACGTCGATTTCGGCGAGCGCCGCGGCGAGTTCAAGGCGCGTTGCGCCGGCGAGAGAGCGGCCAGGGGCCGGCGCGCTCGCAAGGGGAGTTGGGGAATCGATGAGACTGGACGTGGTCATCGGGCGCTTCTAGCATGTCGGGCGGAATTTCTCCACAATTCCTCGCTCCGGTCGAGGCGCCTCGCATAAGCGGCAAGGCGTAGCGCGATCCTCTTATTCAAGGCCGTCGCATGTCGTTTTGCCTGCATCCGCCGCGCTTCTCTCTCTCGTCCCCCCGCCTCGCTCCCGTTATCGCGCTTGCCGCTGCTTTGGCGCTCGCAACAGGCGTTCGAGCGCAGGAAGCCATCTCGTTGAAAAATACGGTTCCCTCGATCACAACCACGGGCGAGGCGAGCGTGGAGGTCGTCCCCAATATTGCGACGATCTCGCTTGGCGTCGAAACGGAGCGGCCGACCGCAACCGACGCGGCCAATGAAAACGCCCGCGCCACAGCGGCGATCATCGCCGAGATCAAGGCGCAAGGGATCGACGCAAAGGACATCCGTACGCTCGGCGTCACCCTCACGCCCGTTTACGACGAGACCGCCGACGCCAGCGGCCGCGTCGCCAAGCGAATGTTGCGCGGCTATCAGGCCCAAAATGATCTCAGCGTTCGCGTGAGGCAAATCGAGGCGGCCGGCGCTTTGGCGCGGCGATGGATCGAAAAGGGAGCCAATAATTTCGGCGGGGTGGAATT
It contains:
- the pyrF gene encoding orotidine-5'-phosphate decarboxylase; its protein translation is MIGAAAALTDQKRAAARDKLIVALDFATLPEAEAMVRALGDSASFYKIGMELAYGGGLPFARELIEDGGRVFLDLKLHDIPTTVTRACANVARIGAQFLTIHAYPQTMTAAKEGAAGSALKLLGVTVLTSYDDRDLAEAGYALSVGALVARRAAQARDIGVDGLILSAEELTSVRASVGPDMILVTPGIRPEKAAAADQKRTMTPRAAIKAGADYLVIGRPITQANNPREAAEAILADIAAAL
- the dapB gene encoding 4-hydroxy-tetrahydrodipicolinate reductase, producing the protein MSDMRLVVAGAAGRMGRVLVRIIHETPGATLAGAIEQPDSIAIGQDAGLLAGCGQMGVEISGDALRTIVGADGVIDFTSPASTVALSVLAAQARIVHVIGTTGLQPEHLASLQAAARHAIIVRSGNMSLGVNLLAVLVEKVARTLGPEYDVEILEMHHRQKVDAPSGTALLLGEAAAKGRAVALEEHSVRSRDGYTGARKEGDIGFATLRGGTVVGDHRVIFAGPGERIEIAHVAEDRSIFARGAVKAALWGHNRKPGLYSMIDVLGMGD
- a CDS encoding pyridoxal phosphate-dependent aminotransferase, producing the protein MSFIAEALLRVKPSATIAVTQKARDLRAAGRDIISLSVGEPDFDTPDNIKRAAIAAIERGETKYTPVAGIQPLREAIASKFKRENGLDYKASQTIVGTGGKHILFNAFLATINPGDEVIIPAPYWVSYPDMVLIAGGRPVAVETKIEHGFKLHPEELEKAITPKTKWLLLNSPSNPSGAAYTRNELKALTDVLLLHEHVWVLTDDIYEHLIYGDFAFTTPAQVEPSLINRTLTMNGVSKSYAMTGWRIGYAAGPLELIKAMEMLQGQQTSGACSIAQWASVEALNGPQGFIAERRKIFEGRRDLVVSMLNQAKYLRCPLPEGAFYVYPSCAEAIGKTAPGGKVIGTDEDFVAALLESEGVAVVQGSAFGLGPNFRISYATATSVLEDACAKIQRFCSSLT
- a CDS encoding DUF2237 domain-containing protein; this encodes MFRDETGGGGRKPSRNVLGQPLASCSFDPLTGFYRDGCCDTGAEDVGSHTVCIVATEEFLAFSKARGNDLSTPLPEYGFPGVKAGDRWCLCAPRWQEAFEVGKMPGVVLQATHEGALRFCALADLKRYAMDLS
- a CDS encoding LysR substrate-binding domain-containing protein → MRLTNFDMSVLRTLQAGVELGSFAKAAAKLGRSPSAISLQLRKLEEQAGQPLFRKDGRGLTLTEAGETMLSYARRLLDLNDEAVMALHSPAIAGSVRLGLPQDFAETLLPTLLGRFTRVHPKVRVDVWVDRNAALLEGIANGSLDLALVWGEELLPNSERLADLSMAWVAPPEGFIYEPAAALPLVLFAPPCIFRQAAMSALDAAGIPWRVALTSPSLSGLWAAVSAGLGVTCRTTEGMPPTLGPLDARNSGLPILPRIGISLCMADARPAPAAARLAAILRDAVAFSLGGTIRSAESALDANSNTSPHDRSIA
- a CDS encoding tautomerase family protein, giving the protein MMMPRYFIPVNEADGRQPPEGKHQMPFINIKIAGPDLTLEQTARLHHGVIDLMARVLRKKSELTSVLVEQAPASGWNIGKQALTVAAHLDAKVAAGTNTWEEKARFIAEANGLLKDVLGSALPVASYVVIDEIPEDSWGYDGLTQAHRASTKQPER
- a CDS encoding YqaA family protein, giving the protein MFQRLYRWTLTLAESPHAPWALGVIAFAESSFFPVPPDAILIPMSIARPKNSWAYALICTLGSVAGALLGYAIGALLFETVGKWLINLYGYGARVDEMRALYAHWGWAVILLKGLTPIPFKIVTITSGLLSYNLPLFVILCFVTRGARFFLLALLLKYYGEPIKALLDKYFAWFLLILAAVVVLGFWIATHLI
- a CDS encoding disulfide bond formation protein B, whose protein sequence is MPVMTPFRIALFILLVAAGSIIGAWIFQALGYAPCELCLKERIPYYAGIALAALTVFLAAKGKTSLLPAAFAGLALIFAASAVFGVYHSGVEWGFWQGPSDCTGPLDHAASMGDFLTQLKTVKVVRCDAVAIRIFGLSLAGWNAVISAFLAALAVKALAVIVRR
- the rlmN gene encoding 23S rRNA (adenine(2503)-C(2))-methyltransferase RlmN, which gives rise to MTTSSLIDSPTPLASAPAPGRSLAGATRLELAAALAEIDVPERETRMRVAQLWHWIYNQGAPSFDAMLNISKVLRGKLASQFTLARPQMVSEQVSTDGTRKWLIRLEPVNERDRGAEVECVYIPDNDRGTLCVSSQVGCTLTCAFCHTGTQKLVRNLTAQEIIGQLIVARERLGDFPGLAPPEDGLVPSGGLRFVSNIVFMGMGEPLFNLDNVRDAVAVFSDGDGLSLSKRRITVSTAGVVPRIADLGSQTGAALAISLHAVRDDLRNVLVPLNKKYPISELLQACRTYPGSSNARRITFEYVMLKGVNDSPAEARELVRLLKGIPAKINLIPFNPWPGTAYECSDDATIERFSDIVFNAGYASPVRTPRGRDILAACGQLKSETEKLRARALLTAEQ
- a CDS encoding SIMPL domain-containing protein (The SIMPL domain is named for its presence in mouse protein SIMPL (signalling molecule that associates with mouse pelle-like kinase). Bacterial member BP26, from Brucella, was shown to assemble into a channel-like structure, while YggE from E. coli has been associated with resistance to oxidative stress.), yielding MSFCLHPPRFSLSSPRLAPVIALAAALALATGVRAQEAISLKNTVPSITTTGEASVEVVPNIATISLGVETERPTATDAANENARATAAIIAEIKAQGIDAKDIRTLGVTLTPVYDETADASGRVAKRMLRGYQAQNDLSVRVRQIEAAGALARRWIEKGANNFGGVEFDYDQKEAKYDALRGEAVKDALRKANSYANGLGAQLGRVLEIGSPSSYQGAAPRPMMMARAAKSDAAVAIPIEPGVHTLRVEVQVSWELSQ